The following proteins are co-located in the Chlamydiales bacterium genome:
- a CDS encoding LptF/LptG family permease, translating to MILTKIWQRYIFKEALKVFLFFIIGFYFLYVLIDYSVHVKNFTYARFSILDLSYYYSSHFTKRAGIIIPFALMLATIKVLSSLNNKRELVALSAGGLSFNTILRPLFLFAFLCMTLLYLNTEFLLPNAEIYLKNIEKEYVENKLDKTTPTLFTIQMKDGSVLVYQNFDPKQNLFFDVFWIKDSDHITRIKYLELDGTVPKGRYVDVLVRNKNNQLSLQHSFEETTFPTLHPEEEAIQESIIPISGESLTELFTEIYHSHKKPLEEKGELIAHFSYKLLMPLITLAVVLIPAPYCMRFSRNLPLFFIYCVSIFGFVVMITLMDAAFIVAENQLLPPFITILLPIIVIYSIAIYHYALLHKN from the coding sequence ATGATCCTAACAAAAATTTGGCAGCGCTACATCTTTAAAGAGGCTCTAAAAGTATTCCTATTCTTTATTATCGGATTTTACTTTCTCTATGTGTTGATAGACTACTCTGTACATGTAAAAAACTTTACCTATGCACGCTTTTCTATCTTAGATTTAAGCTACTACTATTCCAGTCATTTCACTAAACGAGCAGGCATCATCATTCCCTTCGCCCTTATGCTTGCAACGATAAAAGTGCTCTCTTCTCTCAACAACAAAAGAGAACTTGTAGCTCTATCTGCAGGGGGATTATCCTTCAATACTATCTTACGTCCTCTTTTTCTCTTTGCCTTTCTTTGTATGACTCTTCTCTATCTAAACACTGAATTTCTTTTGCCCAACGCAGAAATTTACCTTAAAAATATTGAGAAAGAATATGTCGAAAATAAATTAGACAAAACAACTCCTACACTTTTTACCATTCAAATGAAAGATGGCTCTGTTCTAGTTTACCAAAACTTTGACCCTAAACAAAACCTCTTCTTTGATGTATTTTGGATAAAAGATAGTGATCATATCACACGTATCAAATATCTTGAACTAGATGGAACTGTTCCCAAAGGAAGATATGTAGATGTACTGGTTAGAAACAAAAATAATCAACTATCACTGCAACACTCTTTTGAAGAGACTACCTTTCCAACGCTGCACCCAGAAGAGGAAGCGATTCAAGAATCCATTATACCTATTTCAGGAGAGTCTTTAACAGAGCTTTTTACAGAGATTTATCATAGCCACAAAAAGCCCCTAGAAGAGAAGGGTGAACTTATTGCCCATTTTTCTTATAAGCTTCTCATGCCCCTCATTACACTTGCAGTTGTTTTAATACCAGCGCCTTATTGCATGCGCTTTAGCAGAAATTTACCTCTCTTTTTTATTTACTGTGTTTCCATATTTGGCTTCGTAGTTATGATCACACTCATGGATGCTGCCTTTATCGTCGCAGAAAATCAACTTTTACCTCCTTTTATCACTATTTTATTACCAATAATTGTCATCTACTCTATAGCTATTTATCACTACGCTCTTTTACATAAAAACTAA
- the alr gene encoding alanine racemase, translating to MDTFDLRKWEHFKGKDPLIDQITIDSRLIESKNAIFVALPGTIHDGHSFVNDALKRGAKYVLVKKEYPDTHPSLIKVQNPLRSLQELAAIYRSEKKTDVIAITGSYGKTMVKDFLYFILKKKKQVTASPESFNSQIGVALSLLQISQTHEIALIEAGISEPGDMDHLLTMIKPTHSILTTTKDIPDILIKEKSKLLQSILKGNWLLFPNEPLLNLHLQTAQGNKLHWNNNFSSLPFAKQTSLSDRHLAFQITFPSKAVYNYLWSHPFPHAMDLINITLKASMLFGLKEEDIALAIKEYTPEPMQTEIWRSPLGTLFINDAYSADPMSVDLAIKKLNLFTNPSSGKKFFIFEGIRNEGSYSPMQAKKIAESIKDANLSLVLTGTGHDILMSLLNHPFNTYQTPEDAIHALYPHLTKEDTVLIQGPNKKHILDITDQFKDMPCNNHLTINLSHIESNLKTFKDTRVLCMVKANAYGTDPVILSKFLQKCGVDILGVAHPDEAIFLKRQNINTSIFVIHAALYELEKIVNWEFELAVSSLDTIQRLDTLAHTQNKKIKVHLHIDTGMSRLGCRETDALFLAKEIQNSQALILEGVMTHFACSDMEEHDAFTKSQVTRFRYCVDTLSKEGIHPKWIHAANSSGALRTFFPEGNMIRPGLALFGLVKSSLKPALSLSSRIVGINYCDAGDTISYGRNYLIKQNNAKIAVVPLGYFDGLHRHFSGKGHVLIKGQKAAMAGNICMDFMMVDVSHIEDVSVGDSVLIFGEDAHGNTISLEDVATRCGTNVHELITCMGPRIQRVFIEYEH from the coding sequence ATGGATACATTTGATCTTAGAAAATGGGAACATTTCAAAGGAAAAGATCCTCTCATTGACCAAATTACTATTGACTCAAGGCTCATTGAATCAAAAAATGCAATTTTTGTAGCCCTTCCAGGAACAATCCATGATGGACATAGCTTCGTAAACGATGCCCTAAAAAGAGGTGCCAAATACGTTCTTGTCAAAAAAGAGTATCCAGATACTCACCCCTCATTAATCAAAGTTCAAAACCCTCTAAGATCCCTTCAAGAACTTGCTGCAATCTATCGAAGCGAAAAAAAAACAGATGTTATTGCCATCACAGGCTCATATGGCAAGACGATGGTTAAAGATTTTCTCTATTTTATTTTAAAAAAGAAAAAACAAGTTACAGCTTCCCCAGAAAGCTTTAATAGCCAAATTGGAGTTGCTTTAAGCTTACTACAAATCTCTCAAACACACGAAATTGCCCTCATCGAGGCTGGTATTTCAGAACCTGGAGATATGGATCATCTCCTTACCATGATTAAACCCACTCACTCCATTTTAACTACAACTAAAGACATCCCCGACATACTTATAAAGGAAAAATCCAAACTTCTTCAATCCATTCTTAAAGGCAACTGGCTCTTATTTCCAAACGAGCCTCTATTAAATTTGCATTTACAAACAGCTCAAGGTAATAAATTACATTGGAACAATAATTTTTCTTCCCTACCTTTTGCTAAGCAAACAAGCCTATCAGATAGACATCTTGCCTTTCAAATTACATTTCCAAGTAAAGCGGTCTATAACTACTTGTGGAGCCATCCATTTCCTCATGCTATGGATCTTATCAATATTACGCTAAAAGCAAGCATGCTATTTGGTTTAAAAGAAGAGGATATCGCTCTTGCTATAAAAGAATATACGCCAGAGCCTATGCAGACAGAAATTTGGAGATCTCCCCTTGGAACACTCTTTATCAACGATGCTTATTCCGCAGATCCTATGTCTGTAGATCTTGCTATTAAAAAGCTCAATTTATTTACGAACCCATCTTCTGGAAAAAAATTCTTTATCTTCGAGGGAATTAGAAATGAAGGATCTTATTCTCCAATGCAGGCAAAAAAAATTGCAGAGTCCATTAAAGATGCTAATTTATCTCTGGTACTTACAGGAACGGGTCATGACATTCTCATGTCTTTACTTAATCATCCTTTTAATACCTATCAAACACCAGAAGATGCAATTCACGCCCTCTACCCTCATCTTACTAAAGAGGATACTGTACTCATCCAGGGACCAAACAAAAAGCATATTTTAGATATTACAGATCAATTTAAAGATATGCCCTGCAACAACCATTTAACTATCAACTTAAGCCACATAGAAAGTAACCTCAAAACATTTAAAGACACGCGTGTTCTCTGTATGGTAAAAGCCAATGCTTACGGAACAGACCCTGTCATTTTATCTAAGTTTTTACAAAAGTGCGGTGTGGATATTTTAGGTGTTGCTCACCCAGATGAGGCCATTTTCTTGAAAAGGCAAAATATTAATACATCCATCTTTGTCATACATGCAGCTCTTTATGAACTTGAAAAGATTGTCAACTGGGAGTTTGAACTAGCTGTTAGCTCACTAGATACAATCCAAAGGCTAGACACTCTTGCTCACACACAAAATAAAAAAATTAAAGTACACCTACACATCGACACAGGCATGAGCAGGCTTGGTTGCAGAGAAACAGATGCTCTTTTCTTGGCAAAAGAGATACAAAACTCACAAGCATTGATTTTAGAAGGTGTCATGACGCACTTTGCATGCTCTGATATGGAAGAGCATGACGCATTTACAAAATCTCAAGTAACTCGCTTTAGATACTGTGTAGATACGCTTTCAAAAGAAGGAATTCATCCAAAATGGATTCATGCCGCAAATTCAAGTGGAGCTCTTCGCACCTTTTTTCCAGAGGGCAACATGATAAGGCCAGGACTTGCTCTTTTTGGTCTTGTAAAATCCTCTCTAAAACCCGCATTATCTCTATCTTCTCGTATTGTTGGCATCAACTACTGTGATGCTGGAGATACAATTAGCTATGGAAGAAATTATCTAATCAAGCAAAATAATGCAAAAATTGCTGTTGTCCCACTTGGCTATTTTGATGGTCTACATAGACATTTTAGCGGCAAGGGTCATGTCCTTATAAAAGGACAAAAGGCTGCAATGGCAGGAAATATCTGTATGGATTTTATGATGGTTGATGTATCTCACATCGAAGATGTCTCTGTTGGAGACTCCGTGCTTATCTTTGGCGAAGATGCCCATGGAAATACCATTTCTTTAGAAGATGTTGCCACACGTTGTGGCACAA
- a CDS encoding LptF/LptG family permease — MPIFWRYLLSHYLKVFVLSVIAFIFLLVISRLHETASFASLGAPLQALFYFILYQFPYILPVAIPISCLLSALLLMQKLSREHEFIAFRALGKSLPSIIAPLLVASALLSFLNFYIVSEVATNSHLASKQMVQELSSLNPLALLKNKSFLKRRDAFIKAGSTKAGRSAKDVIVAVHQKDAARLSLFFAKKLELINTDLTGSHVSFISSLPVTDAFDHLIIENQQETKTPATEFTGLLKKTTARICPDHLHMRFLLARLISEKKSLKIAKKENTKDQKTLKNIVNSCYSELARRINMGLAPFVFTLMGVSFGIEISRKKVKKNIIIVSLLAAFSFATFFLAKSLATNALLSSFIYCFPLLLIITYSLWTLKRINRGIE; from the coding sequence ATGCCTATTTTTTGGCGCTACCTCCTAAGCCATTACTTAAAAGTATTTGTTCTTTCTGTTATTGCCTTCATTTTTTTACTTGTTATTTCTAGGTTGCATGAAACTGCAAGCTTTGCATCTCTTGGGGCGCCCCTACAGGCTCTTTTTTATTTTATCCTGTATCAGTTTCCCTATATTTTACCCGTAGCCATACCCATATCTTGTCTTCTGTCTGCCCTTTTGCTCATGCAAAAACTCTCTCGAGAGCATGAGTTTATTGCCTTTAGAGCACTTGGAAAAAGTCTGCCTTCAATCATTGCCCCCTTGCTTGTCGCATCTGCGCTTCTCTCATTTTTAAATTTTTATATTGTTTCAGAGGTTGCAACCAACTCGCACCTCGCATCAAAACAAATGGTACAAGAGCTCTCTTCCCTAAATCCATTAGCTCTCTTAAAAAACAAATCCTTTTTAAAAAGAAGAGATGCTTTTATTAAAGCTGGCTCAACAAAGGCCGGAAGATCTGCAAAAGACGTCATCGTTGCTGTACACCAAAAAGATGCTGCTAGGTTATCTCTCTTTTTTGCAAAAAAACTAGAGCTTATCAACACAGACCTCACAGGAAGCCATGTTTCATTCATCTCTAGCTTGCCAGTTACAGATGCTTTTGATCATCTCATCATTGAAAATCAGCAAGAGACAAAAACACCTGCAACAGAATTTACAGGGCTCTTAAAAAAAACAACAGCCCGCATCTGCCCAGACCACTTGCATATGCGCTTTCTACTTGCAAGACTCATCTCAGAAAAAAAATCTTTAAAAATTGCCAAGAAAGAAAATACAAAAGATCAAAAAACACTCAAAAATATTGTCAATAGTTGCTACTCAGAGCTTGCAAGACGCATCAATATGGGGCTTGCACCCTTCGTCTTTACGCTAATGGGAGTATCTTTTGGCATCGAAATTAGCAGAAAAAAAGTAAAAAAGAACATCATCATCGTAAGCCTTCTTGCAGCCTTTTCATTTGCCACTTTCTTTCTTGCAAAAAGTCTTGCAACAAACGCTCTGTTATCTTCATTCATCTATTGCTTCCCTCTATTACTCATCATAACATACAGTTTGTGGACCCTCAAGCGTATTAACCGAGGCATCGAATGA